A region of the Pseudoprevotella muciniphila genome:
CCGCTTATGCCCCATTCAGGGTAATTGCTGCGCGCGGCAAGTTGTTCTATCTCTTGCCTGTTTAACGCCATCATCTGCCCCATACCGACATGGCGCAAAGGTATTCTTACAGTGCAGAACAAATCTTCGGGAGCAATGCTGTCGGCATACCATTCGGTTATGGTATATACAGGAAGGCAGAGTTCATATTCTTCACCATCCGGGAAGGTAAACTTTTGATATTTCTTATCCATCTTCACTTTGCCCTCAGGGCGAACGCCATAGATGGATTGGTCATGTAGCACACGGCCATAGTTAGGAAAGAATGTGCCGTTTTTCCTGCTGATGTAAATCAATGCAGATGTAAAGCCGTTATTTCCGCTACCCTCGCTCGACCAAAGTGCAGGAGTGGTGCGACCAGCGTTACGATGACAACTGCCGCAACTGTAACCGGCGTACACCGGACCAAGTCCGCCACCTTTGCTGTTGCTTGATGTGCGGACATTATCGTAGAGATTGTCACCAAGGTTGAAACGGATAGAATACATTCCCGACAACCATTCAGCATCAGTGTCGTATGCATAACTGCTTACCTCAAAATTCGTGGAAGTGCCGGCTGATAGTGCATACCCGTCTTTCACTTCTATATCGAGAACATCCAAACCGTCTTCGCTGCAAGAAGTGATGGAGGCGAATAACAGGCAGAATGACACTGCTTTTGTTATGTATTGTATGTTCATATTTTGATATTCCTGTCTTCTAAAGCCATAAAAACAAATTGATAGATAGTTACTTATGGTTATTAGAAGCTCAACCTCTAATTTTGCCGCAAAACGAAGACAGGAACAAAGCCCTATCTCCGTTTGCAATTTGATGCGTTTTCTGTTGATGTAGAGAAAATTAGTTGACAGTTCTTGCTTTACCATCCTTGAAAATCAGAAATTCAAGTGTGTGGAAGCCACGAAGCGACTGAGCGTTGGCAATGTCGGTGGCATGTTGAG
Encoded here:
- a CDS encoding di-heme oxidoredictase family protein, producing MNIQYITKAVSFCLLFASITSCSEDGLDVLDIEVKDGYALSAGTSTNFEVSSYAYDTDAEWLSGMYSIRFNLGDNLYDNVRTSSNSKGGGLGPVYAGYSCGSCHRNAGRTTPALWSSEGSGNNGFTSALIYISRKNGTFFPNYGRVLHDQSIYGVRPEGKVKMDKKYQKFTFPDGEEYELCLPVYTITEWYADSIAPEDLFCTVRIPLRHVGMGQMMALNRQEIEQLAARSNYPEWGISGKANYITERGILQLGLSGNKAQHADLTVELGFSSDMGVTNSRYPEEICEGQMQMQEGSMMGLAYDQLDVTTEEMEDVDLYLHALSVPARRNVNDPQVKRGEQMFYQAGCHLCHVTTLHTQPRGATLLNGTELPWLGNQTIHPYSDYLLHDMGSEIMGVGLNDNYVSGLARGNEWRTTPLWGIGLQQIVNGHTYFLHDGRARNFVEAIMWHGGEGYASRQKFANMPKEDRDALIAFLWSL